The following proteins come from a genomic window of Gemmatimonadota bacterium:
- a CDS encoding DUF4342 domain-containing protein translates to METVEIPTVEMEEETREKHRVSGDRVVAKVKELLHQGNVRRLIIRNEQDKVLIEVPLTVGVVGALVAPVWAAIGAIAALVADCSIEVEREG, encoded by the coding sequence ATGGAAACCGTAGAGATTCCGACCGTGGAGATGGAGGAGGAAACGAGGGAGAAGCACCGGGTCAGCGGTGACCGCGTCGTGGCCAAGGTGAAGGAGTTGCTGCACCAGGGAAATGTGCGTCGCCTCATCATCCGCAACGAACAGGACAAGGTTCTGATCGAGGTGCCGCTCACCGTTGGTGTGGTGGGTGCGCTGGTGGCACCGGTCTGGGCAGCCATCGGGGCCATCGCAGCGCTGGTCGCCGACTGCTCGATCGAGGTGGAACGCGAGGGGTGA
- a CDS encoding general stress protein, whose protein sequence is MSRTAVGIYHDPAAASEAIHALVDAGVPVDEISVVMQEAAGTHDVPVEDHTKGTRGAVLGGAIGAALGAVGGVLVSTGVIAAPGLALLAAGPLTAAFKGAWVGGAFGEVSGLLEGLGRLESDVDLSQEDLVNGAALIAIHSDDLHDVAMNVLTRTGAERLDENDTV, encoded by the coding sequence ATGTCCCGCACGGCCGTAGGCATCTATCACGACCCGGCGGCGGCCTCGGAGGCGATCCACGCCCTGGTCGACGCGGGGGTGCCCGTCGATGAGATCAGCGTCGTGATGCAGGAAGCAGCCGGGACCCACGACGTCCCGGTGGAGGATCACACCAAGGGGACACGCGGGGCGGTTCTGGGCGGAGCCATCGGTGCAGCCCTCGGAGCCGTGGGGGGTGTATTGGTGTCGACCGGCGTCATCGCGGCGCCCGGTCTGGCGCTGTTGGCCGCTGGTCCGCTAACGGCCGCGTTCAAAGGCGCGTGGGTCGGCGGCGCGTTCGGAGAGGTTTCCGGCCTCCTCGAAGGTCTCGGTCGGCTGGAAAGCGACGTGGACCTGAGCCAGGAAGACCTGGTGAACGGCGCGGCCTTGATCGCCATCCACAGCGACGACCTGCACGACGTGGCCATGAACGTGCTTACGCGCACCGGGGCGGAACGTCTGGACGAGAACGACACGGTGTAG
- a CDS encoding ZIP family metal transporter, whose protein sequence is MSAIALVGGLTARLEERTLDRLILPLVALAAGSLIGGALFHLVPAALVATGDLAGAMTWLALGFVSFLVLEQALHFHHCRRPSRRRPLTYLILLGDALHNFIGGLAVAGTFILDVRLGVMTWLAAAAHEVPQELGDFGVLIHGGWPRRSALLWNLASGLTFLVGGLVAYFAARHTDVSALVPFAAGNFLYIGAADLVPEIKEAGETPRSLETLAAFVIGLGALWLLSRLGL, encoded by the coding sequence ATGAGCGCGATCGCGCTCGTCGGTGGACTCACCGCGCGCTTGGAGGAACGTACCCTCGATCGGCTGATCCTGCCGCTGGTGGCGCTGGCGGCCGGATCGCTGATCGGAGGTGCGCTCTTCCATCTCGTTCCGGCCGCGCTGGTTGCGACAGGCGACCTGGCGGGGGCCATGACCTGGCTCGCCCTGGGATTCGTCTCGTTCCTGGTGCTGGAGCAGGCGCTCCACTTCCACCACTGCCGCCGTCCGTCCCGACGACGGCCGCTCACCTACCTGATCCTGCTGGGCGACGCGCTCCACAACTTCATCGGCGGCTTGGCCGTGGCGGGAACCTTCATCCTCGACGTTCGCCTGGGAGTGATGACGTGGCTGGCGGCGGCCGCGCATGAGGTGCCTCAGGAGCTGGGTGACTTCGGCGTCCTGATCCACGGAGGGTGGCCCCGGCGCTCGGCGCTGCTGTGGAATCTCGCCTCGGGCCTGACCTTCCTGGTCGGCGGCTTGGTGGCCTACTTCGCCGCCCGACACACGGACGTCTCCGCGCTGGTCCCCTTCGCGGCGGGGAACTTTCTCTACATCGGGGCGGCAGATCTCGTCCCGGAGATCAAGGAAGCCGGGGAGACACCTCGTTCCCTGGAAACGCTGGCCGCGTTCGTGATCGGGCTCGGGGCGCTGTGGCTCTTGAGCCGTCTCGGCCTCTGA
- a CDS encoding cytochrome-c peroxidase — MCRRMIGLGLAPLVLALSACEPRAAPLEEESAEAAAPAAEIAAPPGVPAGMFARIGEADPVLADNPATPAKVELGKMLYFEPRLSASWLISCNTCHNVGLAGVDLLPTSVGHGWQKGPRNAPTVFNAVYNVAQFWDGRARDLEEQAKGPVQAAVEMSSDPDRVVRTLRSIPEYGERFAQAFPADSDPVTFDNMARAIESFEATLRTPDSPFDRYLGGDAEALSAEEKEGLQLFLSKGCVSCHNGVNVGGQAYFPFGVMRSPGDEIRPPADRGRAQVTNTEADNYVFRAPSLRNVELTPPYFHSGSVSHLEDAVRVMSSAQLGAELAEPEIFRITAFLRTLTGIQPEIRYPVLPPSTAETPPPDLTVKPASGTH, encoded by the coding sequence ATGTGTCGCCGAATGATCGGACTCGGTCTTGCCCCCCTCGTCCTCGCTCTGTCAGCGTGTGAGCCTCGCGCGGCGCCCCTCGAAGAGGAATCGGCGGAAGCGGCGGCCCCGGCTGCGGAGATCGCTGCTCCCCCCGGGGTTCCTGCCGGCATGTTTGCGCGCATCGGCGAGGCGGATCCCGTGCTCGCGGACAACCCGGCCACGCCCGCCAAGGTCGAGCTGGGCAAGATGCTGTACTTCGAACCCCGCCTCTCGGCCAGCTGGTTGATCAGCTGCAACACCTGCCACAACGTGGGCCTGGCCGGTGTCGACCTGCTCCCGACCTCGGTCGGGCACGGATGGCAGAAGGGCCCCCGTAACGCGCCCACCGTGTTCAATGCTGTCTACAACGTGGCCCAGTTCTGGGATGGTCGCGCGCGAGACCTCGAAGAACAGGCGAAGGGTCCGGTGCAGGCCGCCGTCGAGATGAGCAGCGATCCGGACCGCGTCGTGCGGACGCTGCGGAGCATTCCCGAGTACGGGGAGCGCTTCGCGCAGGCGTTTCCCGCCGATTCCGACCCGGTGACCTTCGACAACATGGCGCGGGCCATCGAGTCCTTCGAGGCGACGCTCCGCACCCCGGATTCGCCGTTCGATCGCTATCTGGGCGGTGACGCCGAGGCGTTGAGTGCCGAGGAGAAGGAAGGGCTCCAACTCTTCCTGTCCAAGGGGTGTGTCTCCTGCCACAACGGTGTGAACGTGGGCGGCCAGGCCTACTTCCCGTTCGGGGTGATGCGGAGCCCCGGAGACGAGATCCGCCCGCCCGCCGATCGAGGGCGTGCACAGGTCACCAACACGGAGGCGGACAACTACGTCTTCCGCGCGCCGTCCCTGCGGAACGTGGAGCTGACGCCCCCGTACTTCCACTCGGGGAGTGTCTCCCACCTGGAGGACGCGGTTCGCGTCATGAGCAGTGCTCAACTCGGTGCGGAGCTGGCTGAACCTGAGATCTTCCGAATCACCGCCTTCCTGAGGACGCTGACGGGCATCCAGCCGGAGATCCGCTACCCGGTGCTGCCGCCTTCGACCGCGGAGACGCCACCACCGGATCTCACGGTGAAACCGGCCTCGGGGACGCACTGA